The following proteins are co-located in the Ketogulonicigenium robustum genome:
- a CDS encoding GNAT family N-acetyltransferase, whose translation MRFLPARADDGPRLADLRAAAMRPSLEAVGRFDPDRARRRLLDSFDPDATLLIYIGALAGFLVLRQCDDHLLLDHFYLSASYQGQGWGRAVIEHLQAQGQVIRLTALEGSAASRFYQRCGFRILSSDGIDSQMEWTP comes from the coding sequence ATGCGGTTCTTGCCCGCGCGGGCCGATGATGGCCCGCGACTGGCCGACCTGCGCGCCGCAGCGATGCGGCCCAGCCTAGAGGCGGTCGGGCGGTTCGACCCCGACCGCGCGCGGCGGCGGTTGCTGGATAGTTTTGACCCCGATGCGACGCTGCTCATTTATATTGGGGCGCTTGCGGGCTTTTTGGTGCTGCGCCAGTGCGACGATCACCTGCTGCTAGATCATTTCTACCTGTCTGCCTCCTATCAGGGCCAAGGTTGGGGGCGCGCGGTGATCGAACATTTGCAAGCGCAAGGGCAGGTCATCCGCCTGACCGCGCTGGAAGGCAGTGCCGCAAGCCGGTTTTACCAGCGCTGCGGGTTTCGCATTCTGTCGTCCGACGGCATCGACAGCCAAATGGAATGGACACCGTAA
- the ilvC gene encoding ketol-acid reductoisomerase has protein sequence MRVYYDRDCDVNLIKDTKVAILGYGSQGHAHALNLRDSGAKNIVVALREGSPSAAKAEAEGLKVMGIAEAAAWADLIMFTMPDELQAETYKKYVHDNLREGAAIAFAHGLNVHFGLIEPKAGVDVIMMAPKGPGHTVRGEYTKGGGVPCLVAVHQNATGKAMELGLSYCSAIGGGRSGIIETNFRQECETDLFGEQAVLCGGLVELIRMGFETLVEAGYEPEMAYFECLHEVKLIVDLIYEGGIANMNYSISNTAEYGEYVSGPRILPYDETKARMKAVLTDIQNGKFVRDFMQENAVGQPFFKATRRINDEHQIEQVGEKLRAMMPWISKGKMVDKARN, from the coding sequence ATGCGCGTTTATTATGACCGTGACTGCGATGTGAACCTGATCAAGGACACCAAGGTCGCCATTCTTGGCTACGGCAGCCAAGGCCACGCCCATGCGCTGAACCTGCGCGATTCCGGGGCCAAAAACATCGTTGTCGCCCTGCGCGAGGGCAGCCCCTCGGCCGCCAAAGCCGAAGCCGAGGGCCTGAAGGTTATGGGTATCGCCGAAGCTGCCGCTTGGGCCGACCTGATCATGTTCACCATGCCCGACGAACTGCAGGCCGAGACGTACAAGAAATACGTCCACGACAACCTGCGCGAAGGCGCGGCGATTGCATTTGCCCACGGCCTGAACGTCCACTTCGGCCTGATCGAGCCTAAAGCCGGCGTCGACGTCATCATGATGGCCCCCAAAGGCCCCGGCCACACCGTGCGCGGCGAATACACCAAAGGCGGCGGCGTGCCCTGCCTTGTTGCGGTGCACCAAAACGCCACCGGCAAAGCGATGGAGCTGGGCCTGTCGTATTGCTCGGCCATCGGCGGCGGCCGCTCGGGGATTATCGAGACGAACTTCCGTCAGGAATGCGAAACCGATCTGTTCGGCGAGCAAGCCGTGCTGTGTGGCGGTCTGGTCGAGCTGATCCGCATGGGCTTCGAGACGTTGGTCGAGGCCGGTTACGAGCCCGAGATGGCCTATTTCGAATGTCTGCACGAGGTGAAGCTGATCGTCGACCTGATCTATGAAGGCGGCATCGCCAACATGAACTACTCGATCAGCAACACGGCGGAATATGGCGAATACGTCAGCGGCCCGCGCATCCTGCCCTACGACGAGACGAAGGCCCGCATGAAGGCCGTCTTGACCGACATTCAGAACGGCAAGTTCGTGCGCGATTTCATGCAGGAAAACGCTGTTGGCCAGCCCTTCTTCAAAGCAACACGTCGCATCAACGACGAACACCAGATCGAACAAGTCGGCGAGAAGCTGCGCGCTATGATGCCGTGGATTTCCAAGGGCAAGATGGTCGACAAGGCCCGCAACTAA
- a CDS encoding Lrp/AsnC family transcriptional regulator: MLDDVDRKILRLLQDDPSLSNNDLADRAGSTAQSVWRRLERLRESGVLAGQVAVINWHALGYEVEVSLRITLDKTQPRAFEEFTAAARLVPEVIEIQTFLGRVDLRLSVIARSLRDYQAIYHDRIITLPHLQEIEALVTIAQIKNDESLPL; the protein is encoded by the coding sequence ATGCTTGATGATGTTGACCGTAAGATTTTACGATTATTACAAGATGATCCGTCTTTAAGTAATAATGATTTAGCAGACCGCGCGGGCAGCACCGCCCAATCGGTCTGGCGCCGCTTGGAACGGTTGCGCGAATCCGGCGTTCTGGCGGGGCAGGTGGCGGTGATCAACTGGCACGCACTGGGCTACGAGGTCGAGGTGTCGTTGCGCATCACGCTGGACAAGACCCAGCCCCGAGCCTTCGAAGAATTCACCGCTGCCGCCCGCCTTGTTCCCGAGGTGATCGAGATTCAGACCTTCCTCGGGCGGGTCGATTTGCGGCTGTCGGTCATCGCGCGGTCGCTGCGCGATTATCAGGCCATCTACCACGATCGCATCATCACGCTGCCCCACCTGCAAGAGATCGAGGCGTTGGTCACCATCGCGCAGATCAAGAATGACGAAAGCCTGCCGCTATGA
- a CDS encoding Lrp/AsnC family transcriptional regulator: MIDIDATDRQILRMLSQDATQPASEIGRRLGLSQPAAWRRINRLQQAGAIAGRRLVLDKEALGFGVTVFLGIKLAARGRVGVEEFERAVSAIREVQLVEHVLGLFDYRLRVVARDLADFERVLRRRILTLPGVDTVEANVLLSEERLPGPL; this comes from the coding sequence ATGATTGATATCGACGCGACCGACCGTCAGATCCTGCGGATGTTGTCCCAGGACGCGACCCAGCCCGCCAGCGAAATTGGTCGGAGACTGGGCCTGTCGCAGCCCGCTGCTTGGCGCCGGATCAATCGCTTGCAGCAAGCGGGCGCTATCGCGGGCCGGCGTCTGGTGCTGGATAAAGAGGCGCTGGGCTTTGGGGTGACCGTTTTCTTGGGCATCAAACTGGCCGCACGGGGCCGTGTCGGGGTCGAGGAGTTTGAGCGGGCGGTGTCCGCCATCCGCGAAGTGCAGTTGGTCGAACACGTGCTGGGCCTGTTCGATTATCGCCTGCGCGTGGTCGCGCGCGATCTGGCCGATTTTGAACGCGTGCTGCGGCGTCGCATTTTGACCCTGCCCGGTGTCGACACGGTCGAGGCGAACGTTTTGCTGTCGGAGGAACGCCTGCCGGGCCCGCTTTAG
- a CDS encoding FAD-dependent monooxygenase, with product MEQVDIVIAGAGVAGLTAAAAFGTAGFSVLLADPGPAPTSNVNAPRDMRTTAFLQPAQALLDRAGVWPLIASDAAPLRVMRIVDAARTPSVSADFVSDEISDRPFGWNFPNTLLRDKLLARIAALPHVTVLFGTSYRSHLAQDAQVQVTLSDRSVRARLLIGADGRQSAVRQAAGIGLHRSSFAQKAVVFAVTHSIPHDNVSIEVHRSGGPFTLVPLPDLDGQPCSSVVWMDRGPQAEALMALDDAAFIAAAQDRSADVLGTLNLASRRQLWPIIAQRATALTADRVALMAEAAHVLPPIGAQGLNMSLADLAVLLDLAVAAPAGLGGARMLQTYARRRAPEVALRMAGVAALNHASIAGLHGIGALRAQGLRAIHGPRVIRHGLMRLGLGAR from the coding sequence ATGGAACAGGTGGATATCGTCATTGCGGGCGCCGGTGTTGCAGGCCTGACCGCCGCTGCGGCCTTTGGAACGGCGGGTTTTTCAGTACTGCTGGCCGACCCGGGCCCCGCGCCAACGTCGAATGTAAACGCGCCGCGCGACATGCGCACGACCGCCTTTTTGCAACCAGCCCAAGCCCTGCTGGACCGCGCGGGCGTCTGGCCGCTGATCGCGTCCGACGCTGCGCCGCTGCGGGTGATGCGCATTGTCGATGCCGCGCGCACACCGTCCGTCAGCGCCGATTTCGTGTCGGACGAGATTTCCGACCGTCCCTTCGGCTGGAACTTCCCCAACACCCTGCTGCGCGACAAACTGCTGGCCCGCATCGCAGCACTGCCCCATGTGACCGTGCTGTTCGGCACCAGCTATCGCAGCCATCTGGCGCAGGACGCGCAGGTTCAGGTCACGTTGTCGGACAGATCCGTCCGCGCGCGCCTGCTGATCGGTGCCGACGGGCGGCAATCGGCTGTGCGACAGGCGGCGGGCATCGGTCTGCATCGCAGCAGTTTTGCCCAAAAAGCCGTCGTCTTCGCGGTCACGCACAGCATTCCCCATGACAACGTCTCGATCGAGGTGCACCGCAGCGGTGGCCCCTTCACCTTGGTGCCCCTGCCCGATCTGGACGGGCAGCCTTGTTCTTCTGTCGTCTGGATGGATCGCGGCCCGCAGGCCGAGGCGCTGATGGCGCTGGACGATGCGGCCTTTATCGCGGCCGCGCAGGACCGGTCGGCGGATGTGTTGGGCACGCTTAATCTCGCCTCGCGCAGGCAGCTATGGCCCATCATCGCGCAGCGCGCCACTGCACTAACGGCTGACCGCGTGGCCCTGATGGCCGAGGCTGCCCATGTGCTGCCGCCCATCGGCGCGCAGGGGTTGAACATGTCGCTGGCCGATCTGGCTGTGCTGCTGGATCTGGCCGTTGCCGCGCCCGCAGGCCTTGGCGGCGCAAGGATGCTGCAAACCTATGCCCGCCGCCGCGCGCCCGAGGTTGCGCTGCGCATGGCAGGCGTCGCCGCGCTGAACCACGCCTCGATCGCGGGGCTGCACGGTATCGGCGCGCTGCGGGCGCAGGGGCTGCGCGCGATCCACGGGCCGCGCGTTATTCGCCACGGGCTTATGCGCTTGGGGCTGGGCGCGCGCTAA
- a CDS encoding pyrimidine 5'-nucleotidase: MTAQPLSRLRMQMDTVDTWVFDLDNTLYPPEATLFDQIRLRMRDYVMRELSVGADEADLLRDSYWHRYGTTLAGLMSEHHIAPEPFLDEVHDIDFSCLCADVQLAADIRALPGRKIVFTNAARGYAQKVLAARGLADLFEGVYGISETDYRPKPEAAAYQSVIAATGFDPRRAAMFEDDPRNLIVPHQLGMRTVLVGGAESGPHVDYEVSDVGHFLADLHRGV; this comes from the coding sequence ATGACCGCTCAGCCCTTATCCCGATTGCGCATGCAGATGGACACCGTCGATACTTGGGTCTTCGACCTCGACAACACCCTCTATCCGCCCGAAGCGACGCTGTTCGACCAGATCAGGCTGCGCATGCGCGACTATGTGATGCGCGAGCTTTCGGTCGGGGCGGACGAGGCTGACCTGCTGCGTGACAGCTATTGGCACCGCTATGGCACCACGCTGGCCGGTCTGATGAGCGAACACCACATCGCCCCCGAGCCATTCCTGGACGAGGTGCATGATATTGATTTTTCGTGTCTTTGCGCTGACGTTCAGCTGGCTGCCGACATTCGCGCGCTACCCGGACGCAAGATCGTCTTCACAAACGCCGCACGCGGCTATGCCCAGAAGGTGCTGGCGGCACGCGGCCTTGCCGACCTGTTCGAAGGCGTCTACGGCATCAGCGAAACTGACTACCGCCCCAAGCCCGAGGCTGCGGCGTATCAGTCGGTCATTGCCGCCACGGGCTTCGATCCGCGCCGCGCCGCCATGTTCGAGGACGACCCGCGCAACCTGATCGTGCCCCATCAACTGGGCATGCGCACCGTGCTGGTGGGCGGCGCCGAAAGCGGCCCGCATGTCGATTACGAGGTCAGTGACGTCGGCCACTTTTTGGCCGATTTGCACCGGGGGGTGTGA
- a CDS encoding GntR family transcriptional regulator gives MTEVKANQGDAYGQILEAIDSGIYRPGDRLVENELAERFGMSRTPIREALQRLETQSLLTRDGRSLIVASLDHNQLSELYTVRGALEGLAARLASRHATPEEVRVLREMLEADRALVDDPKALSRANRRFHRQIHLASHNRFLVQQLDLVHRSMALLASTSLEVEGRSRDTMDEHEQIVAAIEAGDSDTAEAALREHISRAFRTRLKVDALKTEKASI, from the coding sequence ATGACCGAAGTGAAGGCAAATCAGGGTGATGCCTATGGGCAGATCCTGGAAGCGATTGATAGCGGCATCTATCGCCCCGGTGACCGGCTGGTCGAGAACGAGTTGGCCGAGCGTTTCGGTATGTCGCGCACCCCCATCCGCGAGGCATTGCAACGCCTCGAAACGCAATCGCTTTTGACGCGTGATGGGCGGTCGTTGATTGTCGCGTCGCTGGACCACAATCAACTGTCCGAGCTGTACACCGTGCGCGGCGCGCTCGAGGGGCTTGCCGCGCGTCTGGCGTCGCGCCACGCCACCCCCGAGGAAGTGCGCGTCCTGCGCGAGATGCTGGAGGCCGATCGCGCGTTGGTGGATGACCCCAAAGCCCTGTCGCGCGCGAACCGCCGCTTTCACCGGCAGATCCATCTGGCGTCGCACAACCGGTTTCTTGTGCAGCAGCTTGACCTCGTCCACCGTTCAATGGCGCTGCTGGCCAGCACCTCGCTAGAGGTTGAGGGGCGTAGCCGCGACACGATGGACGAGCACGAACAGATCGTCGCCGCGATCGAGGCGGGCGATAGCGACACCGCCGAAGCCGCGCTGCGCGAGCATATCTCGCGCGCGTTCCGTACGCGGCTGAAAGTTGATGCGCTGAAGACCGAGAAGGCATCGATTTAA
- a CDS encoding glycosyltransferase family 2 protein, which yields MQEHTLAPVGQSLIGGLLPGPSPDYTLLARMGASDALTHRVLPWQQQGAVTVVAARGNAGKATQARLRQVFGQVAICPVAPDQFDQELLPLLQQATVARAETLLPRDQSCRPIQQSFGLQMTALAVVALLALAPSAVFAALCLVAAVLCIANALLKFTCAVAAGRTPPPATALADDALPVFTLFVPLLFEEDIASHLLTRMSALDYPRHKLDLCLLTEDHDATTRAALARTTLPPWVRVIEVPAGTIRTKPRAMNYALPLARGSIIGIYDAEDNPAPDHLRRVAAEFAARPANVVCLQGKLDYFNASANFLTRCFTLEYAVWFRLFLPGLGRMGMVVPLGGTTLFLRDTAIRALHGWDAHNVTEDADLGIRIARAGYRTQIIDITTQEEANGRLWPWVKQRSRWLKGFAMTWAAQMRDPAALLRDIGPIRFGVLQIMLIGMLVQTLLAPLLWSMWLIVLGLPHPLTRFVAPDLLRATAIAFFAAEAVQLVTYTIGAKRAGKCGLIPWSPLMHLYFPLATAALIKALWEMVKRPHYWDKTRHGFYAPPRA from the coding sequence ATGCAAGAACACACTCTCGCGCCGGTCGGCCAGTCGCTGATCGGTGGGCTTTTGCCGGGGCCGTCGCCGGATTACACCCTACTGGCGCGGATGGGCGCATCGGATGCGCTGACCCACCGCGTGCTGCCATGGCAACAGCAGGGCGCGGTGACCGTCGTGGCCGCGCGCGGCAATGCAGGCAAGGCCACGCAGGCGCGGCTTCGGCAGGTCTTCGGGCAGGTCGCCATTTGCCCCGTCGCGCCAGACCAGTTCGACCAAGAACTACTGCCCCTTTTGCAGCAAGCCACAGTCGCGCGCGCCGAAACGTTGCTACCGCGCGATCAAAGCTGCCGGCCGATACAACAGTCGTTCGGGTTGCAGATGACGGCGCTGGCCGTGGTGGCGCTGCTGGCGCTGGCCCCTTCGGCCGTTTTTGCCGCGCTTTGTTTGGTTGCTGCCGTCCTTTGTATCGCAAACGCACTGCTAAAATTCACCTGCGCGGTGGCCGCGGGCCGCACACCGCCCCCCGCAACCGCATTGGCGGACGATGCCCTGCCCGTCTTCACCCTGTTCGTGCCCCTGCTATTCGAGGAGGACATCGCCAGTCACCTGCTGACGCGCATGTCCGCGCTAGACTACCCGCGCCACAAACTGGACCTTTGCCTGCTGACCGAGGATCACGACGCGACCACCCGCGCCGCACTGGCGCGCACCACCCTGCCGCCGTGGGTGCGCGTGATCGAGGTGCCCGCAGGCACCATCCGCACCAAGCCACGTGCGATGAACTATGCCTTACCGCTGGCGCGCGGCAGCATCATCGGCATCTATGACGCCGAAGATAACCCCGCCCCCGACCACCTGCGCCGGGTTGCTGCCGAATTTGCCGCCCGCCCCGCCAATGTCGTGTGTCTGCAAGGCAAGCTCGACTACTTCAACGCCAGCGCGAATTTCCTGACGCGCTGCTTCACCTTGGAATATGCGGTGTGGTTCCGCCTGTTCCTGCCGGGTCTGGGGCGCATGGGGATGGTCGTGCCGCTGGGCGGGACGACGCTGTTTTTGCGCGACACCGCCATCCGCGCGCTGCACGGCTGGGATGCCCATAACGTGACCGAGGACGCTGATCTGGGCATCCGCATCGCCCGCGCAGGCTACCGCACCCAGATCATCGACATTACCACGCAGGAAGAGGCGAACGGCCGCCTCTGGCCGTGGGTCAAGCAGCGATCGCGTTGGTTGAAAGGCTTTGCGATGACTTGGGCGGCGCAGATGCGCGACCCTGCCGCCCTGCTGCGCGACATCGGGCCGATACGCTTTGGCGTTTTACAAATCATGCTGATCGGCATGCTGGTGCAGACGCTGCTGGCGCCGCTGCTTTGGTCGATGTGGCTGATTGTTCTGGGCCTGCCGCATCCGCTGACCCGCTTCGTCGCGCCCGACCTGCTGCGGGCAACCGCCATCGCCTTTTTCGCGGCCGAGGCGGTGCAGCTGGTGACATACACCATCGGCGCGAAAAGGGCGGGCAAATGCGGGTTGATCCCATGGTCCCCGCTGATGCACCTGTACTTCCCGCTGGCAACCGCCGCGCTGATCAAGGCGCTGTGGGAAATGGTAAAACGCCCGCACTACTGGGACAAAACGCGGCACGGCTTCTATGCCCCGCCGCGAGCCTAG
- the carA gene encoding glutamine-hydrolyzing carbamoyl-phosphate synthase small subunit has translation MPITAKKPTACLALADGTVFYGFGFGATGQTTAELCFNTAMTGYQEIMTDPSYAGQVVTFTFPHVGNTGTTAEDDETGDPVAAGMIVKWDPTEPSNWRSQGDLHVWLEKKGRIGMGGIDTRRLTRAIRQQGAPHVALAHDPDGNFDVEALVAAARGFQGLVGLDLAKDVTCAQSYTWNEMRWAWPEGYAPQTAARHKVVAIDYGAKRNILRCLASAGCDVTVLPATATAEDVLALNPDGVFLSNGPGDPAATGAYAVPMIQGVLQNSTVPLFGICLGHQMLALALGAKTVKMNHGHHGANHPVKDVETGKVEITSMNHGFTVDSQTLPEGVIETHVSLFDGSNCGIRMLDRPVFSVQYHPEASPGPQDSYYLFERFADAMDRQKAV, from the coding sequence ATGCCGATCACTGCCAAGAAACCGACGGCCTGCCTAGCTTTGGCAGATGGCACCGTCTTTTACGGCTTCGGTTTTGGGGCGACAGGCCAAACCACGGCCGAGCTGTGCTTCAACACGGCGATGACGGGCTATCAGGAAATCATGACCGACCCGTCCTATGCGGGTCAGGTTGTGACCTTCACTTTCCCTCACGTGGGCAATACCGGAACCACCGCCGAGGATGACGAGACAGGCGATCCTGTCGCCGCCGGCATGATCGTGAAATGGGACCCGACCGAGCCGTCGAACTGGCGCTCGCAAGGTGATCTGCATGTGTGGCTGGAAAAAAAGGGCCGCATCGGTATGGGCGGCATCGACACCCGCCGCCTGACCCGCGCCATCCGCCAGCAAGGCGCGCCGCACGTCGCCCTTGCCCATGACCCCGATGGCAACTTCGACGTCGAAGCACTGGTCGCCGCCGCCCGCGGCTTCCAAGGTCTGGTCGGTCTGGATCTGGCCAAGGACGTGACCTGCGCCCAAAGCTATACGTGGAACGAAATGCGTTGGGCTTGGCCCGAGGGGTACGCCCCGCAAACCGCCGCCCGCCACAAGGTTGTCGCCATCGACTATGGTGCCAAGCGCAACATCCTGCGTTGCTTGGCCTCGGCCGGTTGTGACGTGACCGTGCTGCCCGCGACCGCGACAGCCGAAGACGTGCTGGCGCTGAACCCCGATGGCGTCTTCCTGTCGAACGGCCCGGGCGATCCGGCTGCCACCGGCGCCTATGCCGTGCCGATGATCCAAGGCGTTTTGCAAAACAGCACCGTGCCGCTGTTCGGCATCTGCCTTGGGCACCAGATGCTGGCGCTGGCGCTGGGCGCAAAGACCGTCAAAATGAACCACGGCCACCACGGCGCGAACCACCCCGTGAAAGACGTGGAAACCGGCAAGGTCGAGATCACCTCGATGAACCACGGCTTCACCGTTGACAGCCAGACCCTGCCCGAAGGCGTGATCGAAACGCACGTCAGCCTGTTTGACGGCTCGAACTGCGGCATTCGCATGCTGGATCGTCCTGTATTCTCGGTGCAATACCACCCCGAAGCCAGCCCCGGCCCGCAAGACAGCTACTACCTGTTCGAGCGTTTTGCCGATGCGATGGATCGTCAGAAAGCCGTTTGA
- a CDS encoding GatB/YqeY domain-containing protein, translated as MDLRETLNAALKEAMRARDTARLSTLRLISAAIKDREIAARGEGAEVTDADIIALMGKMVRQRQESATVYDTGNRPELAAKERAEVAVIETFLPRQLSDDETQAAIADAITAVSAASLRDMGKVMAHLRAAHAGQMDFGKAGALIKAQLQG; from the coding sequence ATGGACCTGCGCGAGACACTGAACGCCGCCCTGAAAGAGGCGATGCGCGCGCGTGATACGGCCCGTTTGTCGACCCTGCGCCTGATCAGCGCGGCCATCAAAGACCGCGAAATCGCCGCGCGCGGCGAGGGGGCCGAGGTGACCGACGCCGACATCATCGCCTTGATGGGCAAGATGGTCCGCCAGCGGCAGGAAAGTGCAACCGTATACGACACAGGCAACCGCCCCGAGCTGGCCGCGAAAGAACGGGCCGAAGTGGCCGTGATCGAGACGTTTTTGCCGCGCCAGCTGTCGGATGACGAAACGCAAGCCGCGATTGCGGATGCCATTACGGCTGTTTCTGCGGCCAGCCTGCGCGATATGGGCAAGGTGATGGCGCATCTGCGGGCCGCGCATGCGGGGCAAATGGATTTTGGTAAAGCCGGCGCGCTGATCAAGGCGCAGCTGCAGGGGTAA
- a CDS encoding LLM class flavin-dependent oxidoreductase: MQHYSILDLCQVAEGSTPAIALTNSAKLAQHAEAQGYHRFWLAEHHNMIGIASAATSVVIGHVGAATKTIRIGSGGIMLPNHAPLVIAEQFGTLAQLFPGRVDLGLGRAPGTDQVTAHALRRNFGGDDTFPQDVVDLMTYFGDDAAQLRVQAVPAAGTHVPVWILGSSLYGAQLAAYLGLPYAFASHFAPDHLAQAVQVYRDGFRPSAVLDKPYFMMAMGLYAAETDAEAEFLASSQKQSFARLRTGMPGLLQPPRHDIESLYPASILTGAAHALSVSAVGGRAALREQIGGYIDRYAPDEIMVAGAIWDFDARVRSLEIGAEVLREFV, encoded by the coding sequence ATGCAACACTATTCCATACTGGATCTGTGTCAGGTCGCCGAGGGCTCGACCCCCGCGATTGCACTGACCAATTCGGCCAAGCTGGCGCAGCACGCCGAGGCGCAGGGCTACCACCGCTTTTGGCTGGCCGAGCATCACAACATGATCGGCATCGCGAGCGCGGCGACATCGGTCGTGATCGGGCACGTCGGGGCCGCGACCAAGACGATCCGCATCGGGTCGGGCGGGATCATGCTGCCCAACCATGCGCCTTTGGTGATTGCCGAACAGTTCGGCACGCTGGCGCAGCTGTTTCCTGGCCGGGTTGACCTTGGCCTTGGGCGCGCACCCGGCACTGATCAGGTGACGGCCCACGCGCTGCGGCGCAACTTTGGCGGTGATGATACCTTCCCGCAGGATGTGGTCGATTTGATGACCTATTTCGGCGATGATGCTGCGCAGCTACGCGTGCAGGCGGTGCCTGCCGCCGGAACCCATGTGCCGGTGTGGATTTTGGGATCCAGCCTCTATGGGGCGCAACTGGCGGCCTATCTGGGGCTGCCCTATGCGTTCGCATCGCACTTTGCCCCCGACCATCTGGCGCAGGCCGTTCAGGTCTATCGCGACGGGTTCCGCCCGTCTGCCGTACTGGACAAGCCCTATTTTATGATGGCGATGGGCCTTTACGCGGCCGAAACCGACGCCGAGGCAGAGTTTCTGGCCTCGTCGCAAAAGCAAAGCTTCGCCCGCTTGCGCACCGGTATGCCGGGCCTGCTGCAGCCGCCGCGCCATGACATTGAAAGCCTCTATCCGGCCAGCATTCTGACGGGGGCGGCGCACGCCCTATCGGTTTCGGCTGTCGGGGGGCGCGCGGCTCTGCGCGAACAGATTGGGGGCTATATCGACCGCTATGCCCCGGACGAGATCATGGTCGCGGGTGCGATCTGGGACTTCGATGCCCGTGTGCGTTCGCTGGAAATCGGGGCCGAAGTGCTGCGCGAATTCGTATGA
- a CDS encoding TetR family transcriptional regulator C-terminal domain-containing protein, producing MSRIQRKNRALILEAGLEVFAQNGFRGATVDMIAQTAGLSKPNLLYYFRSKEEIYTTILADLLAEWLNPLRALNPDGVPLDELMGYVRRKLEMARDFPRESRLFATEVIQGAPHIQSVLTTQLRDLVQDQSDILSRWMDEGRIARMHPVHLIISIWALTQHYADFDAQVRAIVPETDPYPAAADHLALIFGRLLTPQP from the coding sequence ATGAGCCGCATCCAACGCAAGAATCGCGCCCTCATCCTCGAGGCGGGCTTGGAAGTTTTCGCCCAGAACGGCTTTCGCGGTGCGACGGTCGATATGATCGCGCAAACGGCGGGCCTATCGAAGCCGAACCTGCTGTATTATTTCCGCAGCAAGGAAGAGATTTACACCACCATTTTGGCCGACTTGCTGGCAGAATGGCTGAACCCGTTGCGCGCGCTGAACCCCGATGGCGTCCCGCTGGACGAGTTGATGGGATATGTGCGCCGCAAGCTGGAGATGGCCCGTGACTTCCCGCGTGAAAGCCGCCTGTTCGCGACCGAAGTCATCCAAGGCGCGCCGCATATCCAGTCGGTTCTGACGACGCAGCTACGCGATCTGGTGCAAGATCAGTCGGACATATTGTCGCGCTGGATGGATGAGGGGCGCATCGCCCGCATGCACCCCGTGCATCTGATCATCTCGATCTGGGCGCTAACCCAGCACTACGCCGACTTTGATGCGCAGGTGCGGGCCATTGTGCCCGAAACCGACCCCTACCCCGCAGCGGCCGACCATTTGGCGCTGATTTTCGGCAGGCTGCTGACGCCGCAGCCCTGA